In one window of Pseudooceanicola aestuarii DNA:
- a CDS encoding periplasmic heavy metal sensor, whose translation MASDDKSPRDGSRFGRGPALTKGLLFLSLALNLLVAGLVAGALLKGEPKKNARHHDRSGGPLTLALDGEERRAIGREIGRQTRPDRPSMDEVRAEYDAVLQALRATPYRPDAVRQSLENQTDFVVRRQQAATAALLNHIDAMTEAERMAYAQRLEEGLRRFEERLDRKMNRKPEAAATE comes from the coding sequence ATGGCTTCTGACGACAAATCGCCCCGCGACGGGTCGCGTTTCGGTCGGGGACCGGCGTTGACCAAAGGACTGCTATTTCTGTCACTCGCGCTGAACCTGCTGGTGGCAGGGCTGGTCGCCGGTGCCCTGTTGAAGGGAGAGCCGAAGAAGAATGCGCGGCATCACGACCGCTCCGGCGGTCCGCTGACCCTGGCGCTGGACGGCGAGGAACGGCGTGCCATCGGTCGGGAGATCGGCCGCCAGACACGCCCGGACCGCCCTAGCATGGATGAGGTGCGCGCGGAGTACGACGCGGTTCTTCAGGCCCTGCGAGCCACCCCCTACCGCCCGGATGCGGTGCGCCAATCGCTTGAAAACCAGACAGACTTCGTGGTGCGACGGCAGCAGGCGGCCACCGCCGCGCTGTTGAACCATATCGACGCGATGACGGAGGCTGAGCGCATGGCCTATGCCCAGCGCCTCGAAGAGGGGCTGCGCCGGTTCGAAGAACGACTTGATCGAAAGATGAACCGCAAGCCCGAGGCCGCAGCCACGGAGTGA
- a CDS encoding dihydroorotate dehydrogenase — MTERKDSRGTVPLLPEAELDDLFASVRTAPPEPEDALFARILADAETEQQTRKDIAADSAAARLAATRRGYARSGWFALFGGIGGRRGLAGLAAATVAGVWIGANPPLALESEMARYLGQESTEDLYLVDPLTPFEIAQVEG; from the coding sequence ATGACTGAGCGCAAGGATTCGAGGGGCACGGTGCCCCTGTTGCCGGAAGCAGAACTGGACGACCTCTTTGCGAGCGTCCGCACCGCTCCGCCAGAACCAGAAGATGCGCTGTTCGCGCGCATCCTTGCCGATGCGGAGACGGAACAGCAGACCCGCAAAGACATTGCGGCCGACAGCGCCGCTGCACGCCTGGCGGCGACCCGGCGTGGCTACGCCCGAAGTGGTTGGTTTGCGCTGTTTGGCGGCATCGGCGGGCGGCGGGGACTGGCCGGGCTGGCAGCGGCCACAGTGGCCGGGGTTTGGATCGGAGCCAACCCGCCCCTCGCGCTGGAAAGCGAGATGGCCCGTTACCTGGGGCAGGAGAGCACCGAGGATCTGTACCTCGTCGATCCTCTGACCCCGTTCGAAATTGCCCAGGTGGAAGGATGA
- a CDS encoding trimethylamine methyltransferase family protein, whose protein sequence is MPDIAKPADTPAPKRRRNGGRRGHAARRGAAAIVQSAWRIPVNTDAPTEPLTEDGVHALHKTAMTILEEIGIAMLNPEARTILAGAGCKIEGDIVYFDREFVTEMLSHVPSEFTITPRNPARKIALGGRNILFGNVSSPPNYWDLGLRRKVPGTRDYCANLFKLTQYFNCIHFAGGYPVEPVDLHPATRHLDVLFDKLTLTDKVPHAYSLGPERVEDGMEMARLAGGFSDEEFTATPHIFTNINSTSPLKHDHPMLDGWIRLARRGQGLVVSPFTLAGAMAPVTMAGAVAQSLAEGLSAIVLAQYIRPGSPCAFGTFTSNVDMKSGAPAFGTPEYMRATQMTGQMCRFYGLPMRASGVCAANVPDGQAMWETSNSLWSAVQSGANMVYHAAGWLEGGLIASPEKFVMDCEVLQMIQRYFEPEICATGHDELALAAMREVRHDGHFFGTQHTQDRYETAFYQPFASDWRNFEAWEGAGGLWTAERAHVIYQNILEDYMPPPMADKARAALEEFVEKRRAEGGAPTDF, encoded by the coding sequence ATGCCGGACATAGCGAAACCAGCTGACACTCCCGCCCCGAAACGCCGTCGCAACGGCGGGCGGCGCGGTCATGCGGCGCGGCGCGGCGCGGCCGCGATCGTGCAAAGCGCATGGCGCATTCCTGTCAACACGGACGCCCCGACCGAACCCCTGACGGAGGACGGAGTTCACGCCCTGCACAAGACCGCCATGACGATCCTGGAGGAGATCGGCATTGCCATGCTCAATCCGGAAGCCCGCACCATTCTGGCCGGTGCCGGCTGCAAGATCGAAGGGGATATCGTCTATTTCGACCGGGAATTCGTGACGGAAATGCTGTCCCATGTGCCGTCCGAATTCACCATAACCCCCCGTAATCCCGCCCGAAAGATTGCGTTGGGTGGGCGGAATATCCTATTTGGCAACGTCTCTTCGCCACCGAACTACTGGGATCTTGGCCTGCGAAGAAAGGTGCCGGGAACCCGTGATTACTGTGCGAATCTATTCAAACTGACGCAATATTTTAACTGTATCCACTTTGCCGGTGGCTATCCGGTGGAGCCGGTCGACCTGCACCCCGCGACGCGTCACCTGGACGTTCTGTTCGACAAATTGACCCTGACCGACAAGGTGCCACATGCCTATTCCCTGGGCCCGGAACGGGTCGAGGACGGGATGGAAATGGCTCGCCTCGCGGGTGGGTTTTCGGATGAAGAATTCACTGCAACACCCCACATATTCACGAATATCAACTCAACCTCCCCTCTGAAACACGACCATCCCATGCTGGATGGTTGGATACGGTTGGCGCGGCGTGGCCAAGGGCTGGTCGTCTCGCCTTTTACCCTGGCCGGCGCCATGGCGCCTGTCACCATGGCGGGTGCGGTCGCGCAATCTCTCGCCGAAGGATTGTCAGCCATTGTCCTGGCGCAATACATCCGTCCGGGTTCGCCCTGTGCCTTTGGCACCTTTACCTCCAATGTCGACATGAAATCCGGGGCGCCGGCCTTTGGCACGCCCGAATACATGCGCGCCACCCAGATGACCGGGCAGATGTGCCGATTCTATGGTTTGCCGATGCGCGCCTCGGGCGTCTGCGCGGCCAATGTGCCCGACGGGCAAGCGATGTGGGAGACGTCGAATTCGCTTTGGTCCGCAGTGCAATCGGGGGCCAATATGGTCTACCATGCGGCAGGCTGGCTTGAAGGCGGTCTGATCGCCTCCCCCGAGAAATTCGTGATGGATTGCGAGGTGTTGCAGATGATCCAGCGCTATTTCGAACCGGAAATCTGCGCCACGGGGCATGACGAACTGGCGTTGGCGGCGATGCGCGAAGTTCGCCATGACGGCCATTTCTTCGGCACGCAGCATACGCAGGATCGGTATGAAACCGCATTCTACCAACCATTTGCTTCGGATTGGCGGAATTTTGAGGCCTGGGAAGGGGCGGGCGGTCTCTGGACTGCCGAACGGGCGCATGTGATCTATCAGAATATCCTGGAGGATTATATGCCGCCCCCCATGGCAGACAAGGCGCGGGCCGCATTGGAAGAATTCGTGGAGAAACGGCGCGCCGAAGGCGGAGCGCCGACGGATTTCTGA
- a CDS encoding GGDEF domain-containing protein, whose product MKAADTGAWGLPNAALDRLMPMHVIVDAAGLIRHSGPTSQKIFDNPLIGRRFDQVFSILRPRAVRTGMVPLEACARTLYLHPSASPHTPLKGIVTPITTPVGAVLVNLSFGFTILDAVRDFSLNSTDFAATELTIEVLYLVEAKSAAMSASRRLNRQLQGAKLAAEVQAYTDTLTGLKNRRAMDQVLDRLVRTRRAFSLAHLDLDFFKAVNDAHGHAAGDAVLQRVARIMVEETRQEDLVARIGGDEFVLIFEGLTARARLAQIAQRLIDRISEPIQYEGQSCKIAASIGLSRSIDFAKVEPVKVLAAADKALYSAKRNGRACYSIF is encoded by the coding sequence GTGAAAGCGGCGGATACCGGGGCATGGGGCCTGCCCAATGCGGCGCTGGACCGGTTGATGCCGATGCATGTGATCGTGGACGCGGCAGGTCTGATCCGGCATTCGGGGCCGACATCGCAAAAGATCTTCGACAACCCGTTGATCGGCCGCAGGTTTGACCAAGTATTCTCGATCCTGCGGCCCCGCGCAGTGAGGACCGGGATGGTTCCATTAGAAGCTTGCGCGCGCACTCTCTACCTGCACCCCAGCGCGTCCCCGCACACGCCGCTCAAGGGTATCGTCACACCGATTACCACGCCAGTTGGCGCAGTTCTTGTCAATTTGTCCTTCGGTTTTACCATCCTGGATGCTGTGCGCGACTTTTCGTTGAACAGCACCGATTTCGCTGCGACGGAACTGACCATAGAGGTGCTCTACCTCGTCGAAGCCAAAAGCGCGGCGATGTCAGCCTCCCGACGGCTGAACAGGCAGTTGCAGGGTGCCAAGCTCGCTGCTGAAGTGCAGGCCTATACCGACACGCTGACCGGCCTGAAGAACCGCCGTGCCATGGACCAGGTGCTGGATCGGCTCGTCCGGACCCGGCGCGCGTTTTCCCTGGCCCATCTGGACCTCGACTTTTTCAAGGCGGTCAATGATGCGCACGGCCATGCCGCGGGAGACGCGGTCTTGCAAAGGGTGGCGCGCATCATGGTGGAAGAAACCCGTCAGGAAGACCTTGTGGCACGTATTGGTGGTGATGAATTCGTGCTGATCTTCGAAGGATTGACCGCACGTGCGCGCCTTGCACAGATCGCCCAGCGTTTGATCGATCGTATCAGTGAGCCGATTCAATACGAGGGACAATCCTGCAAGATCGCCGCCAGCATCGGACTCTCCCGCTCTATCGATTTCGCGAAGGTCGAACCCGTGAAAGTCCTCGCCGCGGCAGACAAGGCGCTTTACTCAGCAAAACGAAACGGCCGCGCCTGCTACAGTATCTTCTGA
- a CDS encoding DUF3572 domain-containing protein, with translation MAMTTDRAEEIGARALAWLAADPELLGVFMGASGLSPDDLRSTAGGADLPGAVLDFLLMDDAWVVGFCDAEGLAYEVPMQARMALPGGAQTHWT, from the coding sequence ATGGCGATGACAACCGATAGGGCCGAGGAAATCGGTGCACGGGCGCTGGCATGGCTGGCTGCCGATCCAGAACTTCTGGGCGTTTTCATGGGGGCATCCGGCCTTTCACCGGATGATCTGCGCAGCACGGCTGGCGGTGCTGATCTGCCGGGCGCGGTGCTGGATTTTCTGCTGATGGACGACGCCTGGGTGGTCGGGTTCTGCGATGCGGAGGGCCTGGCCTACGAGGTGCCGATGCAGGCGCGCATGGCGCTGCCCGGTGGCGCGCAGACCCACTGGACCTGA
- a CDS encoding RNA polymerase sigma factor, which translates to MDDMAFDDPRSAPDEALLVLYANGDPAAARQLTERLVPRVFGHAFRLLGDRAEAEDIAQEAMLRLWRVAPDWRQGEAKVTTWLYRVTANLCTDRLRRRRGTADIDAVPEPADETPGVASRMQEASRNAALNAALAELPDRQRQAVVLRHIDGLGNPEIAEIMKISTEAVESLTARGKRALAALLAGRREELGYYDD; encoded by the coding sequence ATGGACGATATGGCTTTTGATGACCCCAGATCCGCCCCGGACGAGGCCCTGCTTGTGCTCTATGCCAACGGGGATCCCGCCGCGGCACGTCAATTGACGGAACGGTTGGTGCCGCGCGTTTTCGGACACGCCTTCCGCCTGCTGGGCGATCGCGCGGAGGCCGAGGATATCGCACAGGAGGCGATGCTGCGCCTCTGGCGGGTTGCGCCGGACTGGCGCCAGGGCGAGGCAAAGGTCACAACCTGGCTCTACCGGGTGACGGCCAATCTGTGCACCGACCGCCTGCGCCGACGGCGTGGCACTGCCGATATCGACGCGGTGCCCGAACCGGCGGATGAAACACCCGGCGTGGCGTCCCGTATGCAGGAGGCCAGCCGGAACGCGGCCTTGAACGCTGCCCTGGCCGAATTGCCCGACCGGCAACGCCAGGCGGTGGTCCTGCGCCATATCGACGGGCTGGGCAATCCCGAGATTGCCGAGATCATGAAGATCAGCACCGAAGCCGTGGAAAGCCTGACCGCACGGGGGAAACGCGCCCTGGCTGCGCTGTTGGCCGGACGGCGCGAAGAATTGGGGTATTACGATGACTGA
- the recJ gene encoding single-stranded-DNA-specific exonuclease RecJ, with amino-acid sequence MDFLGISASLTGRRWIGPSPEVERQAEALAQSDHLPLALCRVLARRQVTPGSAATFLNPQIRDLLPDPRSLRDMETAAARFLRAVERQERIAIFADYDVDGGTSAALLIDWLRRKGLHPTLYIPDRIDEGYGPNVPAMRDLGAAHDLILCVDCGTLSHEPVAAAGCDVVILDHHLGGETLPDCLAVVNPNRQDESGELAHLCAAAVVFLMLVEANRQLRDQGQTGPDLLSMLDLVALATVADVAPLIGVNRALVRQGLRVMARRERPGLVALSDLGRITTAPTSHHLGFILGPRVNAGGRVGRADLGARLLATDDPAEAQAMAEKLDQLNTERREIEAQVRAAALAQAEERGLDAPLVWAAGEGWHPGVVGIVASRLKEATNRPAVVIGLDGAEGKGSGRSIAGIDLGAAVQRLAAEGALLKGGGHKMAAGLTVARDALPDAMARLSALLEKQGAGEAGPADLRLDGLLMPGAADVDLVHQVESAGPFGAGAAAPRFAFADMRIASARRIGDTHLKIAFTDGMSPRLDAIAFGAFDTALGPALEGHNGRRFHLAGRLEINDWGGRQRLQLRLDDAAPASER; translated from the coding sequence TTGGACTTCCTGGGCATCTCCGCCTCGCTGACCGGGCGCCGCTGGATCGGCCCCTCGCCCGAGGTCGAGCGCCAGGCCGAGGCGCTGGCCCAGTCCGACCATCTGCCCCTGGCGCTGTGCCGTGTGCTGGCCCGGCGCCAGGTCACGCCGGGCAGCGCCGCAACCTTCCTGAACCCGCAGATCCGTGACCTGCTGCCCGATCCCCGCAGCCTGCGCGACATGGAAACCGCCGCCGCCCGGTTCCTGCGTGCGGTGGAACGGCAGGAACGGATCGCCATCTTCGCCGATTACGACGTCGACGGCGGCACCTCCGCTGCGCTGCTCATCGACTGGCTGCGCCGCAAGGGCCTGCACCCGACCCTCTACATCCCCGATCGCATCGACGAGGGCTATGGCCCCAACGTCCCCGCCATGCGCGACCTGGGGGCCGCCCACGACCTGATCCTCTGCGTCGATTGCGGCACACTCAGCCACGAACCGGTCGCGGCGGCGGGCTGCGATGTCGTCATCCTCGATCACCACCTGGGCGGGGAGACCCTGCCCGATTGCCTCGCCGTGGTGAACCCCAACCGCCAGGACGAGAGCGGGGAACTGGCCCATCTCTGCGCCGCCGCCGTTGTCTTCCTCATGCTGGTGGAGGCCAACCGCCAACTGCGCGACCAGGGCCAGACAGGCCCGGACCTCCTGTCGATGCTCGACCTTGTGGCCCTGGCCACGGTCGCCGATGTCGCGCCTCTGATCGGGGTGAACCGCGCCCTGGTCAGGCAGGGCCTGCGCGTCATGGCCCGCCGAGAACGCCCCGGCCTGGTCGCCCTGTCCGATCTTGGCCGGATCACCACCGCCCCCACCTCGCACCACCTGGGCTTCATCCTTGGCCCGCGCGTGAACGCCGGTGGCCGGGTCGGTCGCGCCGATCTGGGCGCCCGCCTTCTGGCCACCGATGACCCGGCCGAAGCCCAGGCCATGGCCGAAAAGCTGGACCAGCTCAACACGGAACGCCGGGAGATCGAGGCCCAGGTCCGTGCCGCCGCCCTGGCCCAGGCAGAGGAACGCGGCCTGGACGCGCCACTGGTCTGGGCCGCTGGCGAAGGTTGGCACCCCGGCGTCGTCGGCATCGTCGCCTCCCGCCTGAAGGAGGCCACCAACCGCCCTGCCGTGGTGATCGGTCTCGACGGGGCGGAGGGCAAAGGCTCCGGCAGGTCCATCGCCGGAATCGACCTGGGTGCCGCCGTCCAGCGCCTGGCCGCGGAGGGCGCCCTGCTCAAGGGCGGAGGCCACAAGATGGCCGCCGGCCTGACCGTGGCACGCGACGCCCTCCCCGACGCGATGGCCCGTCTCTCAGCACTGCTGGAGAAACAGGGCGCGGGGGAGGCAGGCCCCGCCGATCTCCGCCTCGACGGGCTCTTGATGCCCGGCGCCGCCGATGTCGATCTGGTACACCAGGTCGAATCGGCCGGCCCCTTCGGCGCGGGTGCCGCCGCCCCGCGCTTTGCCTTTGCTGACATGCGCATCGCCTCCGCCCGCCGAATCGGAGACACGCATCTCAAGATCGCTTTCACCGACGGCATGTCCCCCCGGCTCGACGCCATCGCCTTCGGCGCCTTCGACACCGCGCTGGGCCCCGCCCTGGAGGGCCACAACGGCCGCCGCTTTCACCTTGCCGGCCGGTTGGAGATCAACGACTGGGGCGGCCGTCAGCGTCTCCAGCTGCGCCTGGACGACGCCGCACCCGCAAGTGAGCGCTGA
- a CDS encoding homoserine dehydrogenase, producing the protein MTEPLRLGIAGLGTVGVGVMRILQKEVDLLEARTGRRIVLNAISARSRAKDRGVDLSGYEWEDDPVTLARRDDIDIFVELMGGSDGPAKAATEAALDAGKDVVTANKAMMAINGQALAEQAERMGRVIRFEAAVAGGIPVIKSLCEGLAGNRITRILGVMNGTCNYILTRMQSAKLTYEEAFEEANQLGFLEADPQLDVGGIDAGHKLALLASVAFGTQVDFAGVELEGIGRITIEDINAAADMGFRIKLLGTSQMAEGGLEQRMAPCLVPATSPLGQLEGGTNMVVLEGDSVGQIVLRGAGAGEGPTASAVLSDICDIARGFRYPVFGQPAGSLIAATPSQSNTAAPFYLRFALQDRPGALAKVAAILGEAGVSIHRMRQYDHDGVAAPVLIVTHATPRAALDRAIAGMTATDVVDGEPVALRIEAV; encoded by the coding sequence ATGACCGAACCGCTTCGCCTTGGGATCGCCGGTCTGGGCACCGTGGGGGTGGGCGTCATGCGCATCCTGCAAAAGGAGGTCGACCTGCTGGAGGCCCGCACCGGACGCCGCATCGTGCTGAACGCCATTTCAGCGCGCAGCCGCGCCAAGGATCGCGGCGTCGACCTGTCCGGCTACGAATGGGAGGACGATCCCGTCACCCTGGCCCGCCGCGACGACATCGACATCTTTGTCGAACTGATGGGCGGCTCCGACGGACCGGCCAAGGCCGCGACCGAAGCGGCGCTGGACGCCGGCAAGGACGTGGTCACCGCGAACAAGGCGATGATGGCGATCAACGGCCAGGCCCTGGCCGAACAGGCCGAACGCATGGGCCGCGTCATCCGCTTCGAAGCCGCTGTCGCCGGTGGCATCCCGGTGATCAAATCCCTGTGCGAAGGGCTGGCCGGCAACCGCATCACCCGGATCCTGGGCGTGATGAACGGCACCTGCAACTACATCCTGACCCGGATGCAATCCGCCAAGCTGACCTACGAGGAGGCCTTTGAAGAGGCCAACCAGCTCGGCTTTCTGGAGGCCGACCCCCAGCTGGACGTCGGCGGGATCGACGCCGGGCACAAGCTGGCGCTGCTCGCCTCCGTCGCCTTCGGCACCCAGGTCGATTTCGCCGGGGTGGAGCTGGAAGGCATCGGCCGCATCACGATCGAGGACATCAACGCCGCCGCCGACATGGGCTTTCGGATCAAGCTGCTGGGCACCAGCCAGATGGCCGAAGGTGGTCTGGAACAGCGTATGGCGCCCTGCCTCGTGCCGGCGACCAGCCCGCTGGGGCAACTCGAAGGCGGCACCAACATGGTGGTCCTCGAAGGCGATTCCGTGGGCCAGATCGTGCTGCGCGGCGCCGGCGCGGGCGAAGGGCCGACCGCCTCCGCTGTGCTGTCGGACATCTGTGACATCGCACGCGGCTTCCGCTACCCGGTCTTTGGTCAGCCGGCCGGCTCGCTGATCGCCGCGACCCCGTCGCAATCCAACACCGCCGCGCCGTTCTACCTGCGCTTTGCCTTGCAGGATCGCCCCGGTGCCCTGGCCAAGGTCGCCGCGATCCTGGGGGAGGCCGGCGTCTCCATCCACCGCATGCGGCAATACGATCACGACGGCGTCGCGGCCCCGGTCCTGATCGTGACCCACGCCACCCCGCGCGCGGCGCTGGACCGCGCCATCGCGGGCATGACCGCGACGGATGTGGTCGACGGCGAGCCTGTCGCCCTGCGCATCGAAGCGGTCTGA
- a CDS encoding HAD family hydrolase, with the protein MGAIGSLAEGGLGGFLAVGEDSLRMCESLAPRKVSSHSAVARLGPGQGGMTIKGVLFDKDGTLFEFGATWNAWCLEILAELSAGNEGLRRDLANAVLFDLGAGRFRPDSPVIAGTNRQAAECLLTCLPGMSLIALEEFLARRAAAAVPVPPVPLAPLLDDLRGRGLGLGVITNDSEVGAFGQLEAAGLYGLFDFVAGFDSGHGAKPDAAPLLAFCDKLDLLPASVVMVGDSLHDLHAAERAGMIRVGVLTGPATQAELAPHADAILPHIGYLPEWLGRQAPAS; encoded by the coding sequence ATGGGGGCGATCGGCTCGCTCGCCGAAGGAGGCCTGGGCGGTTTTCTCGCGGTGGGGGAAGATTCACTTCGGATGTGCGAATCACTTGCCCCGCGGAAGGTGTCTTCGCACTCTGCCGTAGCGAGGCTGGGACCGGGGCAGGGCGGTATGACAATCAAGGGCGTGTTGTTCGACAAGGACGGAACCCTGTTCGAATTCGGTGCGACGTGGAATGCATGGTGTCTTGAAATCCTTGCGGAATTGTCCGCCGGAAATGAGGGTTTGCGGCGGGATCTGGCCAATGCGGTTCTTTTCGATCTCGGGGCGGGGCGGTTCCGGCCGGACAGCCCGGTGATCGCGGGGACCAACCGGCAGGCTGCGGAATGTCTGCTGACTTGCCTGCCGGGCATGTCATTGATTGCCTTGGAGGAATTCTTGGCGCGACGCGCGGCCGCCGCCGTTCCCGTGCCGCCCGTGCCGCTTGCTCCGTTGCTGGATGATTTGCGCGGGCGCGGCCTGGGCCTGGGCGTGATTACCAACGACAGCGAGGTCGGAGCCTTCGGTCAACTTGAAGCGGCGGGCCTGTACGGCCTATTCGATTTCGTCGCAGGCTTCGATTCTGGTCATGGCGCCAAACCCGATGCCGCCCCCTTGCTGGCATTTTGTGACAAATTGGACCTACTCCCGGCCAGCGTGGTCATGGTCGGGGACAGCTTGCATGATCTGCACGCCGCCGAACGCGCGGGCATGATCCGTGTCGGCGTCCTGACCGGCCCTGCAACGCAGGCCGAACTGGCGCCCCACGCCGATGCGATCCTGCCCCATATCGGGTATCTCCCGGAGTGGTTGGGACGGCAGGCCCCGGCCAGCTGA
- a CDS encoding diguanylate cyclase — translation MPGRILVLDPDLTSRITACATLTGAFYDVMAAASIAEASRTLADHDSAMVIATGTGDPSSACGALRAHPRLGQHLLVVDAPAPASTASCIAAGADDVIDLAADPEGALARIAALFRLRAQHGALQPVGAQPALPGLAEAPAMLVARGHVALVHQSEEAARDWLRTLAPHTSFRLRGLDLGTASACTGADLRGEIVVLALEPRSCDRALRLLAEMRTNPSTSETEILLIDDGAGPARVKEALALGATAATRAGFEVKELAARLAALQGIHARRVALRRALRDRLRASVTDPLTGLYNRRYAMPRLSEIAATSNCYTVIIADVDHFKSVNDRHGHQAGDAALIALSDHFRCRLRSGDLLARIGGEEFLLALPDTPLEDATQIARHLCKGVAARRFDVPGLALPLRLSVSAGVAEAQGTGRRPIGPHAIEEGPRAVLDLADRALYAAKARGRNRVETVPLTLPAQPAPRTAGLKAG, via the coding sequence ATGCCAGGCCGAATTCTTGTTCTCGATCCAGATCTGACCAGTCGCATTACGGCATGTGCCACTCTGACCGGCGCATTTTATGACGTGATGGCAGCCGCCTCCATTGCAGAGGCCAGCCGCACGCTGGCCGATCATGACAGCGCCATGGTGATCGCGACCGGCACTGGCGACCCATCGTCCGCCTGTGGCGCCTTGCGCGCGCATCCACGCCTGGGTCAGCATCTTCTGGTGGTCGATGCGCCCGCACCAGCCAGCACTGCGAGCTGCATCGCGGCAGGCGCAGATGACGTGATCGACCTTGCCGCCGATCCCGAAGGGGCCCTGGCCCGGATCGCGGCGCTTTTCCGTCTGCGCGCCCAGCATGGTGCCTTGCAGCCGGTGGGCGCGCAGCCAGCCCTGCCTGGACTGGCCGAAGCGCCGGCCATGCTGGTCGCGCGGGGCCATGTCGCGCTTGTTCACCAGAGTGAGGAGGCGGCCCGCGATTGGCTCCGTACCCTTGCCCCGCACACGTCATTTCGCCTTCGCGGACTGGACCTTGGTACGGCAAGCGCCTGCACAGGGGCCGATCTGCGCGGTGAAATCGTTGTTTTGGCGCTGGAGCCGCGCAGTTGCGACCGTGCCTTGCGCCTGCTGGCCGAGATGCGGACCAACCCTTCCACCAGTGAGACGGAAATACTGCTGATCGACGACGGCGCCGGCCCTGCCCGGGTGAAGGAGGCACTGGCCCTGGGCGCCACCGCCGCCACGCGTGCGGGTTTCGAGGTGAAGGAACTGGCAGCCCGCCTGGCAGCCCTACAGGGGATTCACGCCCGCCGCGTCGCCCTGCGCCGGGCCTTGCGCGATCGGCTGCGGGCGTCGGTCACCGATCCGTTGACAGGGCTGTACAACCGCCGCTACGCGATGCCGCGCCTATCCGAAATCGCTGCAACATCAAATTGTTACACTGTCATCATCGCAGATGTAGATCATTTCAAATCGGTGAATGACCGCCACGGGCATCAGGCGGGGGATGCCGCGCTGATCGCGTTGTCGGATCATTTCCGTTGTCGCCTGCGCTCGGGCGACCTTCTTGCCCGCATCGGGGGGGAGGAGTTCCTGCTGGCCCTGCCCGACACCCCGCTGGAGGATGCCACGCAGATCGCGCGACACCTCTGCAAAGGGGTGGCCGCACGGCGTTTCGACGTGCCGGGGCTGGCATTGCCGCTGCGACTTTCCGTGTCCGCCGGCGTGGCGGAGGCGCAGGGAACGGGGCGTCGACCGATCGGCCCCCACGCGATCGAGGAAGGGCCACGCGCGGTTCTGGATCTGGCAGATCGTGCGCTCTACGCCGCCAAGGCACGCGGCCGCAATCGGGTTGAGACGGTCCCGCTGACCCTGCCAGCGCAGCCCGCGCCCCGCACCGCAGGATTGAAAGCCGGGTGA
- a CDS encoding heme NO-binding domain-containing protein has protein sequence MHGLVNKAIQNFLMDIYGSEMWAEIGLHANLPFADFEAMLIYDAGLTRDVVVAACDLLKKRPTALLEDLGTYLVSHPNCEGLRRLLRFAGVTFEDFLYSLDDLPDRARLAVADLDIPAMELLEQGAGQYRIRCREPFPGVSFVLIGVLRAMADDYGALVVLERIGIADGVAEIDVKMVEQAFAEGRQFDLGASLG, from the coding sequence ATGCACGGGTTGGTCAACAAGGCGATTCAGAACTTCCTGATGGATATCTATGGCTCGGAAATGTGGGCGGAAATCGGGCTTCATGCCAATCTTCCCTTCGCCGATTTCGAGGCGATGCTGATCTATGATGCGGGCCTTACACGCGACGTCGTCGTCGCGGCCTGCGATCTTCTGAAAAAGCGACCGACCGCATTGCTGGAGGATTTGGGAACCTACCTCGTGTCACATCCGAATTGCGAAGGTTTGCGACGGTTGCTGCGCTTTGCCGGCGTGACGTTCGAAGATTTTCTGTACTCCCTTGACGATTTGCCGGACCGGGCGCGGCTTGCCGTCGCCGACCTGGACATTCCTGCCATGGAATTGCTGGAACAGGGGGCGGGGCAATATCGCATCCGTTGTCGGGAACCTTTCCCAGGCGTCTCGTTCGTCCTGATCGGGGTGCTGCGCGCCATGGCAGACGATTACGGCGCATTGGTCGTGTTGGAGCGTATCGGCATTGCCGACGGAGTTGCGGAGATCGACGTCAAGATGGTGGAGCAAGCCTTTGCAGAGGGGCGCCAGTTTGATCTGGGCGCAAGCTTGGGATGA